One Eubalaena glacialis isolate mEubGla1 chromosome 11, mEubGla1.1.hap2.+ XY, whole genome shotgun sequence DNA segment encodes these proteins:
- the PDE6H gene encoding retinal cone rhodopsin-sensitive cGMP 3',5'-cyclic phosphodiesterase subunit gamma: MSDNSTLAPPTSNQGPTTPRKGPPKFKQRQTRQFKSKPPKKGVKGFGDDIPGMEGLGTDIMVICPWESLSHLELHELAQFGII, from the exons ATGAGTGACAATTCTACTTTGGCCCCTCCAACTTCAAACCAAGGTCCCACCACCCCACGCAAAGGACCCCCTAAGTTCAAGCAGAGGCAGACTCGTCAGTTCAAGAGCAAGCCTCCTAAGAAAGGTGTGAAAGG GTTTGGAGATGACATTCCGGGCATGGAGGGACTAGGAACAG ATATCATGGTGATTTGTCCTTGGGAGTCACTCAGCCACTTGGAGTTGCACGAGCTCGCTCAGTTTGGGATCATCTGA